The following proteins are encoded in a genomic region of Cryptomeria japonica chromosome 11, Sugi_1.0, whole genome shotgun sequence:
- the LOC131029498 gene encoding putative disease resistance protein At5g47280 isoform X1: protein MSVEELYQSITNRLFVKGLNQLLLAVALQVLALIVEGLAGWFLSIASRIFLGIFSWIFSFARWIFSCIGKFCSRRGSSFQPSSSKTSLPIPEVTVPEAPLSELSVPELPNNPVGLDHQVWELKRRLFENRFNKVGVSAMGGSGKTTLAAALCRDPQVKAYFGNKIIFQKVSQSPDIQNILESIWVGITGELEPNFQSIQDGRRRLNEWLSSKEPQNILVVLDDVWPEDSNLQYLLFEAKGYKTVVTARHTFRWLDDTYDLPLLREKDALSLFCYEAFGQKSIPDRGYNKTLVKQVAAKCQGLPLALVVIGRSLYKMSDDAYWEHARDKLSEGGSIDQAHEEGVLKNLAVSIEMLDEKMKQCFLDLALFPGVKKIPVDMLFDIWIYAHNLKQSHARKNLLELERRRLLSLVNNNIGEHLGINEGSTCELYVVQHDVLQSLAIYLAERNQPANICRRLKLDPLCSWENHSHENIKAAEIIAIRTGPKKENRWPEVEFPKARVLVLIFAGNEVFLPAVVQTMLELKVLIIFNMNSTNTKLCGMSAFGSLTRLKCLHLEKLTVPPLQDYCCCLKNLRKLSLCFCKSDNEALDLEVCSQLSALEEINVSYCMDIKELPTSICDLASLEKLTITNCHELDKIPGNLGEVGGSLVRLTLGACPALEELPDSICKLGKLEFLDISDCQCLETLPSQFGNLSKLQYLDMRECKKIMRIPQSASGLTSLRRVICDDNLASQWSGLLPNIEVTIAEQKFDLKWLE, encoded by the exons ATGTCGGTGGAAGAATTGTATCAATCAATTACAAATAGATTGTTCGTGAAAGGATTGAATCAATTATTGCTAGCTGTTGCACTCCAGGTTTTAGCACTGATTGTTGAAGGGTTGGCAGGATGGTTTTTGTCGATTGCCAGCAGGATTTTCTTAGGGATTTTCTCATGGATTTTCTCGTTTGCAAGATGGATTTTCTCCTGCATTGGAAAATTTTGCAGCAGGCGTGGGTCATCTTTTCAGCCTTCATCTTCGAAGACAAGCTTACCCATTCCAGAAGTAACTGTTCCAGAAGCACCTCTTTCAGAACTATCCGTTCCAGAATTACCCAACAATCCCGTGGGTTTGGATCATCAAGTATGGGAGTTGAAAAGACGGTTGTTTGAAAATCGTTTTAACAAGGTGGGAGTGAGCGCAATGGGGGGCAGTGGCAAAACAACCTTGGCAGCTGCTCTCTGCAGGGATCCTCAAGTCAAAG CATATTTTGGAAACAAGATCATTTTTCAAAAAGTTTCACAGTCTCCAGATATTCAGAATATTCTTGAGAGCATATGGGTGGGAATTACTGGAGAACTAGAGCCTAATTTTCAGAGCATTCAAGATGGTCGCAGAAGGCTTAATGAATGGCTTAGTAGCAAGGAGCCACAAAATATTCTTGTTGTGCTAGATGATGTGTGGCCAGAAGACAGTAATCTGCAATATTTGTTGTTTGAAGCGAAGGGATACAAGACTGTTGTTACAGCGAGGCACACTTTCAGATGGCTTGACGACACTTATGATCTACCTTTACTCAGAGAGAAAGATGCTCTGTCCCTGTTTTGTTATGAGGCCTTTGGGCAAAAAAGCATTCCAGATAGAGGATATAACAAGACACTAGTGAAACAG GTAGCAGCAAAATGTCAAGGATTACCACTTGCATTGGTGGTGATTGGGCGTTCTCTATATAAAATGAGCGATGATGCATACTGGGAACATGCCCGAGACAAGCTTTCAGAGGGAGGATCAATTGATCAAGCTCATGAAGAGGGGGTTCTCAAGAACCTGGCTGTCAGTATAGAAATGCTTGATGAGAAAATGAAACAATGCTTTTTGGACTTGGCATTGTTTCCAGGAGTGAAAAAAATCCCTGTTGATATGTTATTCGATATTTGGATTTATGCTCACAACTTAAAACAGAGCCATGCTCGTAAGAATCTGCTTGAACTCGAAAGACGAAGGCTATTGAGCCTTGTAAATAATAATATAGG AGAACATCTAGGGATTAATGAAGGCAGCACTTGTGAACTATATGTAGTTCAACATGATGTTTTGCAAAGCTTGGCTATTTATTTGGCGGAGCGAAACCAACCTGCAAACATATGCAGAAGGCTGAAATTAGATCCACTCTGTAGCTGGGAAAACCACTCACATGAAAATATCAAAGCTGCTGAGATTATTGCTATTCGCACAG GTCCAAAGAAAGAGAATCGATGGCCTGAGGTGGAGTTTCCAAAGGCCCGGGTTCTTGTATTAATATTTGCTGGAAATGAAGTTTTTCTTCCTGCAGTTGTGCAGACAATGCTTGAATTGAAAGTTCTCATTATATTCAACATGAATTCGACAAACACTAAACTTTGTGGTATGTCAGCCTTTGGTTCCTTGACTCGACTGAAATGTCTTCATCTTGAAAAACTGACTGTCCCTCCACTTCAAGATTATTGCTGCTGTTTAAAAAATCTCAGAAAACTATCATTGTGTTTTTGCAAAAGTGATAATGAAGCATTAGACCTAGAGGTGTGTTCACAGCTGAGTGCACTAGAAGAGATTAATGTTAGCTACTGTATGGATATCAAGGAATTGCCTACTAGCATTTGTGATTTAGCTTCCCTAGAAAAACTAACTATCACAAACTGCCATGAGCTTGACAAGATACCTGGAAATCTCGGGGAGGTTGGAGGATCTCTGGTAAGGCTGACGTTGGGTGCTTGTCCGGCACTCGAAGAATTGCCCGACTCAATTTGTAAGCTTGGAAAGCTAGAATTCCTTGACATTTCAGATTGTCAGTGCTTGGAGACACTTCCGTCGCAATTTGGTAATCTAAGCAAACTACAATATCTTGACATGAGGGAGTGCAAAAAAATTATGAGAATTCCTCAATCGGCTAGTGGGCTTACATCTTTGCGGCGTGTGATCTGTGATGATAATTTGGCGAGTCAATGGTCTGGCCTCCTTCCTAATATTGAAGTGACAATTGCAGAACAAAAATTCGATTTGAAGTGGCTGGAATGA
- the LOC131029498 gene encoding probable disease resistance protein At4g33300 isoform X2, with translation MKTQKYISVPVNKFHAYFGNKIIFQKVSQSPDIQNILESIWVGITGELEPNFQSIQDGRRRLNEWLSSKEPQNILVVLDDVWPEDSNLQYLLFEAKGYKTVVTARHTFRWLDDTYDLPLLREKDALSLFCYEAFGQKSIPDRGYNKTLVKQVAAKCQGLPLALVVIGRSLYKMSDDAYWEHARDKLSEGGSIDQAHEEGVLKNLAVSIEMLDEKMKQCFLDLALFPGVKKIPVDMLFDIWIYAHNLKQSHARKNLLELERRRLLSLVNNNIGEHLGINEGSTCELYVVQHDVLQSLAIYLAERNQPANICRRLKLDPLCSWENHSHENIKAAEIIAIRTGPKKENRWPEVEFPKARVLVLIFAGNEVFLPAVVQTMLELKVLIIFNMNSTNTKLCGMSAFGSLTRLKCLHLEKLTVPPLQDYCCCLKNLRKLSLCFCKSDNEALDLEVCSQLSALEEINVSYCMDIKELPTSICDLASLEKLTITNCHELDKIPGNLGEVGGSLVRLTLGACPALEELPDSICKLGKLEFLDISDCQCLETLPSQFGNLSKLQYLDMRECKKIMRIPQSASGLTSLRRVICDDNLASQWSGLLPNIEVTIAEQKFDLKWLE, from the exons ATGAAGACTCAGAAATACATTTCAGTCCCTGTGAATAAATTCCATG CATATTTTGGAAACAAGATCATTTTTCAAAAAGTTTCACAGTCTCCAGATATTCAGAATATTCTTGAGAGCATATGGGTGGGAATTACTGGAGAACTAGAGCCTAATTTTCAGAGCATTCAAGATGGTCGCAGAAGGCTTAATGAATGGCTTAGTAGCAAGGAGCCACAAAATATTCTTGTTGTGCTAGATGATGTGTGGCCAGAAGACAGTAATCTGCAATATTTGTTGTTTGAAGCGAAGGGATACAAGACTGTTGTTACAGCGAGGCACACTTTCAGATGGCTTGACGACACTTATGATCTACCTTTACTCAGAGAGAAAGATGCTCTGTCCCTGTTTTGTTATGAGGCCTTTGGGCAAAAAAGCATTCCAGATAGAGGATATAACAAGACACTAGTGAAACAG GTAGCAGCAAAATGTCAAGGATTACCACTTGCATTGGTGGTGATTGGGCGTTCTCTATATAAAATGAGCGATGATGCATACTGGGAACATGCCCGAGACAAGCTTTCAGAGGGAGGATCAATTGATCAAGCTCATGAAGAGGGGGTTCTCAAGAACCTGGCTGTCAGTATAGAAATGCTTGATGAGAAAATGAAACAATGCTTTTTGGACTTGGCATTGTTTCCAGGAGTGAAAAAAATCCCTGTTGATATGTTATTCGATATTTGGATTTATGCTCACAACTTAAAACAGAGCCATGCTCGTAAGAATCTGCTTGAACTCGAAAGACGAAGGCTATTGAGCCTTGTAAATAATAATATAGG AGAACATCTAGGGATTAATGAAGGCAGCACTTGTGAACTATATGTAGTTCAACATGATGTTTTGCAAAGCTTGGCTATTTATTTGGCGGAGCGAAACCAACCTGCAAACATATGCAGAAGGCTGAAATTAGATCCACTCTGTAGCTGGGAAAACCACTCACATGAAAATATCAAAGCTGCTGAGATTATTGCTATTCGCACAG GTCCAAAGAAAGAGAATCGATGGCCTGAGGTGGAGTTTCCAAAGGCCCGGGTTCTTGTATTAATATTTGCTGGAAATGAAGTTTTTCTTCCTGCAGTTGTGCAGACAATGCTTGAATTGAAAGTTCTCATTATATTCAACATGAATTCGACAAACACTAAACTTTGTGGTATGTCAGCCTTTGGTTCCTTGACTCGACTGAAATGTCTTCATCTTGAAAAACTGACTGTCCCTCCACTTCAAGATTATTGCTGCTGTTTAAAAAATCTCAGAAAACTATCATTGTGTTTTTGCAAAAGTGATAATGAAGCATTAGACCTAGAGGTGTGTTCACAGCTGAGTGCACTAGAAGAGATTAATGTTAGCTACTGTATGGATATCAAGGAATTGCCTACTAGCATTTGTGATTTAGCTTCCCTAGAAAAACTAACTATCACAAACTGCCATGAGCTTGACAAGATACCTGGAAATCTCGGGGAGGTTGGAGGATCTCTGGTAAGGCTGACGTTGGGTGCTTGTCCGGCACTCGAAGAATTGCCCGACTCAATTTGTAAGCTTGGAAAGCTAGAATTCCTTGACATTTCAGATTGTCAGTGCTTGGAGACACTTCCGTCGCAATTTGGTAATCTAAGCAAACTACAATATCTTGACATGAGGGAGTGCAAAAAAATTATGAGAATTCCTCAATCGGCTAGTGGGCTTACATCTTTGCGGCGTGTGATCTGTGATGATAATTTGGCGAGTCAATGGTCTGGCCTCCTTCCTAATATTGAAGTGACAATTGCAGAACAAAAATTCGATTTGAAGTGGCTGGAATGA